The following are encoded in a window of Sinorhizobium sojae CCBAU 05684 genomic DNA:
- a CDS encoding F0F1 ATP synthase subunit epsilon: MADSFNFELVSPERLLLSAQVIEVVIPATEGEMTVMANHAPTMTTVKPGVVTVKMADGKNERFAVFGGFADILPTGCTLLAESAVHVDELDRSVLENRIASVRAELEGAGDEKKTRLEQFIAELTKLGEVVIPA, translated from the coding sequence ATGGCCGACAGTTTCAATTTCGAACTTGTTTCCCCGGAGCGCCTGCTGCTTTCCGCACAGGTGATCGAAGTCGTCATCCCGGCAACCGAGGGTGAAATGACCGTGATGGCCAATCACGCGCCGACCATGACGACCGTCAAGCCGGGTGTCGTCACCGTCAAGATGGCCGATGGGAAGAACGAGCGTTTCGCCGTGTTCGGCGGTTTCGCCGATATCCTGCCGACCGGTTGTACGCTGCTTGCCGAATCGGCGGTCCATGTCGACGAACTCGACCGCTCGGTGCTCGAGAATCGCATCGCCTCGGTTCGCGCCGAGCTCGAAGGTGCCGGCGACGAGAAGAAGACCCGTCTCGAACAGTTCATTGCGGAACTGACCAAGCTTGGCGAGGTCGTCATCCCCGCCTGA
- the atpD gene encoding F0F1 ATP synthase subunit beta, translated as MAKAATPKETAAATKPAATKKAASAKTAAAATGAVGRVTQVIGAVVDVAFEEGNLPQILNALETDNKGNRLVLEVAQHLGENTVRTIAMDSTEGLVRGQSVTDTGSPISVPVGKETLGRIMNVIGEPVDEAGPLMTASRRAIHQDAPAYVEQSTEAQILVTGIKVVDLLAPYAKGGKIGLFGGAGVGKTVLIMELINNVAKAHGGYSVFAGVGERTREGNDLYHEMIESGVNKHGGGEGSKAALVYGQMNEPPGARARVALTGLTVAEHFRDEGQDVLFFVDNIFRFTQAGSEVSALLGRIPSAVGYQPTLATDMGAMQERITTTTKGSITSVQAIYVPADDLTDPAPATSFAHLDATTVLSRSIAEKGIYPAVDPLDSTSRMLDPMIVGEEHYEVARKVQGTLQRYKSLQDIIAILGMDELSEEDKLTVARARKIERFLSQPFFVAEVFTGSPGKLVALEDTIKGFKGLVNGEYDYLPEAAFYMVGSIEEAIEKAKKLAAEAA; from the coding sequence ATGGCTAAGGCAGCTACCCCGAAAGAAACCGCAGCGGCGACCAAGCCCGCTGCTACCAAGAAGGCAGCTTCCGCCAAGACAGCCGCTGCGGCAACGGGTGCTGTCGGCCGCGTGACGCAGGTCATCGGCGCCGTCGTCGACGTCGCTTTCGAAGAGGGCAACCTGCCGCAGATCCTGAACGCGCTCGAGACCGACAACAAGGGCAACCGCCTGGTTCTCGAAGTCGCGCAGCATCTCGGCGAAAACACTGTCCGCACGATCGCCATGGATTCGACCGAAGGTCTCGTCCGCGGCCAGTCGGTCACCGATACCGGCAGCCCGATCTCGGTTCCGGTCGGCAAGGAAACGCTCGGCCGCATCATGAACGTCATCGGCGAGCCGGTCGACGAGGCCGGTCCGCTCATGACCGCCTCCCGCCGCGCCATCCACCAGGATGCTCCGGCCTATGTCGAGCAGTCGACGGAAGCGCAGATCCTCGTCACCGGCATCAAGGTCGTGGACCTGCTCGCTCCCTACGCCAAGGGCGGCAAGATCGGCCTTTTCGGCGGTGCAGGCGTCGGCAAGACCGTTCTGATCATGGAACTGATCAACAACGTCGCCAAGGCGCATGGTGGTTACTCGGTTTTCGCCGGCGTGGGCGAACGCACCCGCGAGGGCAACGACCTCTATCATGAAATGATCGAATCGGGCGTGAACAAGCACGGCGGCGGCGAAGGCTCCAAGGCTGCGCTCGTTTACGGCCAGATGAACGAGCCGCCGGGTGCCCGCGCCCGCGTCGCTCTGACCGGCCTGACGGTTGCCGAGCATTTCCGTGACGAAGGCCAGGACGTTCTCTTCTTCGTCGATAACATCTTCCGCTTCACCCAGGCGGGCTCGGAAGTGTCGGCTCTGCTCGGCCGCATTCCGTCGGCCGTGGGCTATCAGCCGACGCTGGCCACCGACATGGGCGCCATGCAGGAGCGCATCACCACGACGACAAAGGGCTCGATCACCTCGGTTCAGGCGATCTACGTTCCGGCCGACGACTTGACCGACCCGGCTCCGGCGACCTCGTTCGCCCACCTCGACGCAACGACCGTTCTGTCGCGCTCGATTGCCGAAAAGGGCATTTACCCGGCCGTGGACCCGCTCGACTCGACCTCGCGCATGCTGGACCCGATGATCGTCGGCGAAGAGCACTACGAGGTTGCCCGCAAGGTCCAAGGCACGCTGCAGCGTTACAAGTCGCTCCAGGACATCATCGCCATCCTCGGCATGGACGAGCTTTCCGAAGAGGACAAGCTGACGGTTGCCCGCGCCCGCAAGATCGAGCGCTTCCTGTCGCAGCCGTTCTTCGTCGCCGAAGTCTTCACCGGCTCGCCGGGTAAGCTGGTGGCCCTCGAAGACACGATCAAGGGCTTCAAGGGTCTCGTCAACGGCGAGTACGACTACCTGCCGGAAGCTGCGTTCTACATGGTCGGCTCCATCGAGGAAGCCATCGAGAAGGCCAAGAAGCTGGCTGCCGAAGCCGCCTGA
- a CDS encoding F0F1 ATP synthase subunit gamma, which yields MPSLKDLKNRIASVKATQKITKAMKMVAAAKLRRAQEAAEAARPYSQRMAAVLANIAQAVGADDSAPRLMTGTGRDDTHLLIVCTAERGLCGGFNSQIARFARDHARKLLSQGKTVKIICVGKKGFDILRREFASLIIDRVDLREVKKIGFENADRIGHKVIDLFDNGEFDVCTLFYSEFKSVISQVPTAQQLIPASAGEIAAAEEQSASAIYEYEPDAAAILSDLIPRNISVQIFRALLENVAGEMGAKMSAMDNATRNAGEMINKLTLNYNRQRQAQITKELIEIISGAEAL from the coding sequence ATGCCTTCACTTAAGGATCTGAAAAACCGGATCGCCTCCGTCAAGGCGACGCAGAAGATCACCAAGGCGATGAAGATGGTCGCCGCGGCGAAGCTTCGGCGCGCGCAGGAGGCGGCCGAGGCCGCCCGGCCCTATTCGCAGCGGATGGCTGCCGTTCTCGCCAATATCGCCCAGGCGGTTGGTGCGGATGACAGCGCACCGCGGCTGATGACCGGGACCGGCAGGGATGACACGCATCTCCTGATCGTCTGCACCGCCGAGCGCGGCCTTTGCGGCGGCTTCAACTCGCAGATCGCGCGCTTTGCCCGCGATCATGCCCGCAAGCTGCTTTCCCAGGGCAAGACGGTCAAGATCATCTGCGTCGGCAAGAAGGGCTTCGACATTCTGCGGCGCGAATTCGCATCGCTTATCATCGACCGTGTCGACCTGCGTGAAGTCAAGAAGATCGGCTTCGAGAATGCGGACCGGATCGGTCACAAGGTCATCGATCTCTTCGATAATGGCGAGTTCGACGTCTGCACGCTGTTCTATTCCGAGTTCAAGTCCGTCATATCGCAGGTGCCGACGGCCCAGCAGCTCATCCCGGCATCGGCCGGCGAGATCGCGGCCGCCGAAGAACAGAGCGCATCGGCTATCTATGAGTACGAGCCGGATGCAGCCGCGATCCTGAGCGACCTCATTCCCCGCAATATCTCCGTGCAGATCTTCCGGGCCCTGCTCGAGAACGTCGCCGGTGAAATGGGCGCCAAGATGAGTGCCATGGACAATGCGACGCGCAACGCCGGTGAGATGATCAATAAGCTGACGCTCAACTACAACCGTCAGCGGCAGGCGCAGATCACCAAGGAACTCATTGAAATCATCTCTGGCGCGGAAGCGCTCTAA
- the atpA gene encoding F0F1 ATP synthase subunit alpha, giving the protein MDIRAAEISAILKDQIKNFGQEAEVSEVGQVLSVGDGIARVYGLDNVQAGEMVEFPGGIRGMALNLEADNVGVVIFGSDRDIKEGDTVKRTGAIVDVPVGPELLGRVVDALGNPIDGKGPINAKQRARVDVKAPGIIPRKSVHEPMSTGLKAIDALIPVGRGQRELVIGDRQTGKTAIILDTFLNQKPIHDNGPEQDKLYCVYVAIGQKRSTVAQFVKVLEERGALQYSIIVAATASDPAPMQYLAPFAGCTMGEYFRDNGKHALIGYDDLSKQAVAYRQMSLLLRRPPGREAYPGDVFYLHSRLLERAAKLNEDNGAGSLTALPVIETQGNDVSAFIPTNVISITDGQIFLETDLFYQGIRPAVNVGLSVSRVGSAAQIKAMKQVAGSIKGELAQYREMAAFAQFGSDLDAATQRLLNRGARLTELLKQPQFSPLKTEEQVAVIFAGVNGYLDKLPVNQVSKFEQGLLSYLRSEGKAVLDAIRTEKAISDDTKEKLKAAIDSFAKSFA; this is encoded by the coding sequence ATGGATATCCGCGCCGCGGAAATCTCCGCAATTCTCAAAGATCAGATCAAAAATTTCGGCCAGGAAGCAGAAGTCTCCGAAGTCGGTCAGGTGCTTTCCGTCGGTGACGGTATTGCCCGCGTCTACGGCCTCGACAATGTTCAGGCAGGCGAGATGGTCGAATTCCCCGGCGGAATTCGCGGCATGGCGCTGAACCTCGAAGCTGACAATGTCGGTGTGGTTATCTTCGGCTCTGACCGTGACATCAAGGAAGGCGACACCGTCAAGCGGACCGGCGCCATCGTGGATGTCCCGGTTGGTCCGGAACTGCTCGGCCGCGTCGTCGACGCGCTCGGCAACCCGATCGACGGCAAGGGCCCGATCAATGCCAAGCAGCGCGCCCGTGTCGACGTCAAAGCGCCCGGCATCATTCCGCGCAAGTCGGTTCACGAGCCGATGTCGACCGGACTCAAGGCCATCGACGCCCTCATCCCGGTTGGCCGCGGCCAGCGCGAGCTCGTCATCGGCGACCGCCAGACCGGCAAGACCGCGATCATCCTCGACACGTTCCTGAACCAGAAGCCGATTCATGACAACGGCCCGGAGCAGGACAAGCTCTACTGCGTCTACGTCGCTATCGGCCAGAAGCGCTCGACCGTCGCCCAGTTCGTGAAGGTCCTCGAAGAGCGTGGCGCTCTCCAATACTCGATCATCGTCGCGGCCACCGCCTCCGATCCGGCGCCGATGCAGTATCTCGCCCCGTTCGCCGGCTGCACGATGGGCGAATATTTCCGCGACAACGGCAAGCATGCGCTGATCGGCTATGACGACCTTTCCAAGCAGGCCGTCGCCTACCGTCAGATGTCGCTGCTCCTGCGCCGCCCGCCGGGCCGCGAAGCCTACCCGGGCGACGTCTTCTACCTGCACTCGCGCCTTCTGGAGCGCGCCGCAAAGCTCAACGAGGACAACGGTGCCGGCTCGCTGACGGCTCTGCCGGTCATCGAAACCCAGGGCAACGACGTGTCCGCGTTCATCCCGACCAACGTGATCTCGATCACGGACGGTCAGATCTTCCTCGAAACCGACCTGTTTTACCAGGGCATCCGTCCGGCCGTTAACGTCGGTCTGTCGGTTTCCCGCGTAGGTTCCGCCGCCCAGATCAAGGCGATGAAGCAGGTCGCGGGCTCGATCAAGGGCGAGCTCGCCCAGTACCGCGAAATGGCGGCCTTCGCCCAGTTCGGCTCCGACCTCGACGCCGCGACGCAGCGCCTGCTCAACCGCGGTGCCCGCCTGACGGAGCTCCTGAAGCAGCCGCAGTTCTCGCCGCTGAAGACGGAAGAGCAGGTCGCGGTGATCTTCGCCGGCGTCAACGGCTACCTTGACAAGCTGCCGGTCAACCAGGTCAGTAAGTTCGAGCAGGGGCTGCTGTCCTATCTGCGCTCGGAAGGCAAAGCCGTCCTGGATGCGATCCGCACCGAAAAAGCGATCTCGGACGACACCAAGGAGAAGCTTAAGGCGGCAATCGACAGCTTCGCCAAGTCTTTCGCCTGA
- a CDS encoding F0F1 ATP synthase subunit delta codes for MPVADTSQLISGVAERYASSLFELALEAGSVETVGAELDRVQALIDGSDDLKRLVVSPVFSAEDQFKAVSAIVEKAGFSSLVGNFLKVVARNRRLFALPGVVKAFRLFAARHRGEITADVRSAHALTEAQKTELKATLKGVTGKDVAINVTVDSSILGGLIVKVGSRQIDTSLRTKLSTLKLALKEVG; via the coding sequence GTGCCCGTGGCAGACACATCCCAGCTTATTTCCGGTGTTGCAGAAAGATATGCCTCTTCGCTCTTCGAGTTGGCGCTCGAGGCCGGCTCGGTCGAGACGGTTGGCGCCGAACTCGATCGCGTTCAGGCGCTGATCGACGGCAGCGACGACCTGAAACGCCTGGTCGTGAGCCCGGTCTTTTCCGCCGAGGATCAATTCAAGGCCGTTTCGGCGATTGTCGAGAAGGCCGGCTTCTCCTCGTTGGTCGGCAACTTCCTCAAGGTCGTTGCGCGGAACCGTCGCCTCTTTGCGCTGCCGGGCGTCGTCAAGGCTTTCCGCCTGTTCGCCGCCCGCCACCGGGGCGAAATTACCGCCGACGTCAGGTCGGCGCATGCGCTGACCGAAGCGCAGAAAACAGAATTGAAGGCGACGCTGAAAGGCGTCACCGGCAAAGACGTGGCGATCAACGTCACCGTCGACTCGTCTATTCTTGGAGGTCTGATCGTCAAGGTCGGGTCCCGCCAGATTGACACCTCCCTTCGCACCAAACTCTCTACCCTTAAGCTTGCACTGAAAGAGGTCGGCTGA
- a CDS encoding AGROH133_08824 family phage infection protein has protein sequence MEFYIPTETGEFAAFCAAAVAALIGLVMLFAPRLAFRAAGIGLSEGRRGGLAEARSTMGGMHVGLGLGAILLAQPMVYLAVGAAFALAAFGRALSMMSDNGATLFNWLALAVQSALAALPLAYVFGLI, from the coding sequence ATGGAGTTCTATATTCCGACGGAAACCGGGGAGTTCGCGGCCTTCTGCGCGGCCGCTGTGGCGGCGCTGATCGGTCTCGTCATGCTCTTTGCGCCACGCCTTGCCTTTCGCGCGGCCGGCATCGGCCTTTCCGAAGGGCGCCGCGGCGGCCTGGCTGAGGCGCGGTCCACCATGGGCGGCATGCATGTCGGTCTCGGTCTCGGGGCCATACTGCTCGCCCAGCCGATGGTCTATCTCGCCGTCGGAGCCGCCTTTGCACTTGCGGCCTTCGGTCGCGCCCTGTCGATGATGAGCGACAATGGCGCAACGCTGTTCAACTGGCTCGCACTCGCCGTCCAGTCGGCGCTTGCGGCCCTTCCGCTTGCCTATGTCTTCGGGCTGATCTGA
- a CDS encoding primosomal protein N' codes for MTLDSTDLFGAVLDRRAVPVLLPMPAPRAYSYVVPDGMAVEPGSIVQVPLGPRLVVGVVWDGQEDGTVDRKKLKAIEKVFDCPPLTRDMRAFLDWVAAYTVTPPGLVARMALRAPTAFDPEPMVEALRLTEIRPERMTAARERVIAAASDGYSWTRSGLAHAAGVSSSVIDGLQARGVFETLFMPPPPVVAAPDPDFAAPRLEGQQRQAAADLLATVEEGKFSVSLIDGITGSGKTEVYFEAIAATLRAGKQVLILLPEIALTASFLERFQSRFGAKPAEWHSDLAPRTREKVWRQVTTGQVRVVAGARSALFLPFEDIGLIIVDEEHDPAYKQEDRVFYNARDMAVVRGRISGFPVVLVSATPSVESRVNGEVGRYRPIHLPTRFGDAALPHLGIVDMRRQPPERGGFLSPVLLNQIGKTIARGEQALLFLNRRGYAPLTLCRVCGHRFQCPDCSSWLVEHRFRGQIQCHHCGYSERTPEACPECGTLDHLVACGPGVERIAEEVERHFPEARTIVLSSDLMGVKRLRLELEAIAKGEADIVIGTQLVAKGHNFPMMTLVGIVDADLGLANGDPRAAERTFQLLSQVTGRAGRTGLKSLGLLQTYQPQHPVMQAIVSGDSDAFYEREIQERERAVLPPFGRLASIIVSADSRQDAEGHARSLRNAAPRVDGISILGPAEAPLALIRGRHRFRLLVHGRRSSDMQAFLRAMIAAGPKERGSVSVQLDVDPQSFL; via the coding sequence ATGACTCTGGATTCAACCGATTTATTCGGGGCCGTACTCGACCGCCGCGCGGTGCCCGTTCTGCTGCCGATGCCGGCGCCGAGGGCCTATTCCTATGTCGTGCCTGACGGCATGGCGGTCGAGCCGGGCTCGATCGTGCAGGTGCCGCTCGGTCCCCGGCTCGTGGTCGGCGTCGTCTGGGACGGTCAGGAGGACGGCACGGTCGATCGCAAGAAGCTGAAAGCGATCGAGAAGGTCTTCGACTGCCCGCCGCTCACCCGCGACATGCGCGCCTTTCTCGACTGGGTCGCCGCCTATACGGTGACGCCGCCCGGCCTCGTCGCCCGCATGGCGCTTCGGGCGCCAACCGCCTTCGATCCCGAACCGATGGTGGAAGCGCTGCGCCTGACGGAGATTCGGCCGGAACGGATGACGGCGGCGCGCGAGCGCGTGATCGCTGCGGCCAGTGACGGCTACTCCTGGACCCGCTCCGGCCTTGCCCATGCGGCCGGCGTCTCCTCGAGCGTCATCGACGGCCTTCAGGCGCGGGGCGTGTTCGAAACCCTGTTCATGCCGCCGCCTCCGGTCGTTGCCGCCCCCGATCCCGATTTCGCCGCTCCCCGCCTCGAAGGGCAGCAGAGGCAAGCGGCTGCCGATCTGCTCGCGACGGTCGAGGAAGGCAAGTTCTCGGTGTCGCTGATCGACGGGATTACCGGCTCCGGCAAGACGGAGGTCTATTTCGAGGCGATTGCCGCCACGCTTCGGGCGGGGAAGCAGGTGCTGATCCTGCTCCCCGAAATTGCGCTGACCGCCAGCTTCCTCGAACGCTTTCAGAGTCGTTTCGGGGCGAAGCCGGCGGAGTGGCATTCGGACCTTGCGCCGCGCACAAGGGAAAAGGTCTGGCGGCAGGTGACGACCGGCCAGGTGCGCGTCGTCGCCGGCGCCCGCTCGGCCCTCTTCCTGCCCTTCGAGGATATCGGCCTCATCATCGTCGACGAGGAGCATGATCCCGCCTACAAGCAGGAGGATCGCGTCTTCTACAATGCCCGCGACATGGCGGTGGTGCGCGGCCGGATCAGCGGTTTTCCGGTCGTGCTCGTCTCCGCAACGCCCTCGGTCGAAAGCCGGGTCAATGGTGAGGTCGGGCGCTACCGGCCGATTCATCTGCCGACCCGCTTCGGAGATGCGGCGCTACCGCATCTCGGCATCGTCGACATGCGCCGGCAGCCGCCGGAGCGCGGCGGATTTCTCTCGCCGGTGCTCCTGAACCAGATCGGCAAGACGATCGCCCGGGGCGAGCAGGCGCTTCTTTTCCTGAACCGCCGAGGCTATGCGCCGCTGACGCTCTGCCGCGTCTGCGGCCACCGCTTTCAATGCCCGGATTGCTCGAGCTGGCTCGTCGAGCATCGGTTCCGCGGCCAGATCCAGTGCCACCATTGCGGCTATTCGGAGCGGACTCCGGAGGCTTGTCCCGAATGCGGCACGCTTGATCATCTCGTTGCCTGCGGTCCGGGCGTCGAGCGCATCGCCGAGGAGGTCGAGCGGCATTTTCCCGAGGCCCGCACAATCGTGCTGTCCTCCGACCTGATGGGCGTCAAGCGGCTGCGGCTGGAACTCGAGGCGATCGCCAAAGGCGAGGCGGATATCGTCATCGGCACCCAACTCGTCGCCAAGGGGCACAACTTTCCGATGATGACCCTGGTCGGCATCGTCGACGCCGATCTCGGCCTTGCCAATGGCGATCCGCGCGCCGCCGAGCGAACCTTCCAATTGCTGTCGCAGGTGACGGGCCGTGCAGGGCGGACGGGTCTCAAGAGCCTCGGCCTGCTGCAGACCTATCAGCCGCAGCATCCGGTGATGCAGGCGATCGTATCGGGGGATTCCGACGCCTTCTACGAGCGCGAGATCCAGGAGCGCGAACGCGCGGTGCTGCCGCCCTTCGGCCGGCTCGCCTCTATCATCGTCTCCGCCGACTCCCGCCAGGACGCCGAGGGGCATGCGCGATCCTTGCGCAACGCCGCGCCGCGCGTCGACGGCATTTCGATCCTCGGGCCGGCCGAGGCGCCGCTGGCGCTGATCCGCGGCCGCCATCGCTTCCGTCTGCTCGTCCACGGGCGGCGCAGCAGCGACATGCAGGCCTTCCTGAGAGCGATGATCGCAGCGGGTCCGAAGGAGCGCGGATCGGTCAGCGTCCAGCTCGACGTCGATCCGCAGAGTTTCCTGTGA
- the fsa gene encoding fructose-6-phosphate aldolase — MKFFVDTADVKEIRELNDLGLLDGVTTNPSLILKSGRDIVEVTKEICSIVEGPVSAEVTATEYSEMMREAAALATIADNICIKLPLTLDGLKACKALTSDGHQTNVTLCFSANQALLAAKAGATFVSPFIGRLDDIAFDGMDLIREIRHIFDNYGYETEILAASVRTVNHVKEAALIGADVVTAPPATLKALVKHPLTDKGLEMFLADWAKTGQKIA, encoded by the coding sequence ATGAAATTTTTCGTTGATACCGCCGATGTGAAGGAAATCCGCGAACTGAACGATCTCGGCCTGCTCGACGGCGTCACCACCAATCCGTCGCTGATCCTGAAATCGGGCCGCGACATCGTCGAGGTCACGAAAGAAATCTGCTCGATCGTCGAAGGCCCCGTTTCGGCGGAAGTCACGGCCACCGAATATAGCGAGATGATGCGGGAAGCGGCCGCTCTCGCGACGATCGCCGACAATATCTGCATCAAGCTGCCGCTCACGCTGGACGGCCTCAAGGCCTGCAAGGCGCTGACCTCCGATGGCCATCAGACCAACGTTACGCTCTGCTTCTCGGCCAACCAGGCCCTGCTCGCCGCCAAGGCCGGCGCGACCTTCGTCTCGCCCTTCATCGGCCGCCTTGACGATATCGCCTTCGACGGCATGGACCTGATCCGTGAGATCCGCCACATATTCGACAATTACGGCTACGAGACCGAAATCCTCGCCGCCTCGGTGCGTACGGTCAACCACGTCAAGGAAGCCGCTCTCATCGGCGCCGACGTGGTCACCGCGCCGCCGGCGACGCTAAAGGCCCTCGTCAAGCACCCGCTGACCGACAAGGGGCTCGAAATGTTCCTGGCCGACTGGGCCAAGACCGGCCAGAAGATCGCCTGA
- a CDS encoding AAA family ATPase, with the protein MLLRSISAENYRSLRSIRMDTADVNLFIGENGVGKSNLYRALQLVQAAVLGSFARDIAVEGGMSSALWSGPRRAGKAVRIRLEVELIDAERAITFRYRIDAGLKPPAAAGFAFEPQVKEEELSVDTARRPVPMMKRAGPSIAVRGEHGRLEDYPGVAMQSETAISLLGDAGHYPEIGTVRRVIGQWRFFHGFRTDHDSPLRAPCLAVTAPMLDEDGGNMAAVFATLYHTREDTLDLDRAVASAFGGARLEVPPPGQFAEFALVLPEFPQRPFSPRELSDGQMRFLALAAALLSYRRPPFIALNEPETSLHPDMLPALADIIASASRASQIWIVTHSERLASAVEERCGVRPRRVVRKDGATWIEGMRVTGSIDDEDE; encoded by the coding sequence ATGCTGCTTCGCTCCATCTCTGCCGAAAACTATCGCTCGCTACGGTCGATCCGCATGGATACGGCCGACGTCAACCTGTTCATCGGCGAGAACGGCGTCGGTAAATCCAATCTCTATCGTGCGCTGCAACTGGTGCAGGCGGCCGTGCTTGGCAGCTTTGCGCGCGACATTGCCGTGGAAGGCGGGATGTCATCCGCCCTCTGGAGCGGTCCGCGCCGCGCCGGTAAGGCCGTACGCATCCGCCTCGAGGTGGAACTGATCGATGCGGAGCGCGCAATCACGTTCCGATATCGGATCGACGCGGGTCTCAAGCCCCCGGCAGCCGCCGGCTTCGCGTTCGAGCCGCAGGTGAAGGAGGAGGAACTGAGCGTCGATACCGCCCGCCGGCCCGTCCCCATGATGAAGCGGGCGGGGCCGAGCATAGCCGTTCGCGGCGAGCATGGGCGCTTGGAAGATTATCCGGGTGTGGCGATGCAGTCGGAAACGGCGATATCGCTTCTCGGCGATGCGGGTCACTATCCGGAGATTGGCACGGTTCGCCGGGTCATCGGCCAGTGGCGCTTCTTCCACGGCTTCCGCACCGATCACGATTCGCCCTTGCGGGCGCCGTGCCTTGCGGTGACGGCGCCGATGCTCGATGAAGACGGCGGCAACATGGCTGCGGTCTTCGCGACGCTCTACCACACGCGCGAAGACACGCTCGATCTCGACCGGGCCGTGGCAAGCGCCTTTGGCGGTGCGCGGCTCGAGGTGCCGCCTCCCGGCCAGTTCGCCGAATTCGCTTTGGTCCTGCCCGAGTTTCCACAGCGACCCTTCTCGCCGCGTGAGCTCTCCGACGGGCAGATGCGCTTCCTGGCGCTTGCCGCCGCGCTGCTTTCCTACCGCCGTCCCCCTTTCATCGCGCTGAACGAGCCGGAAACGAGTCTGCATCCGGACATGTTGCCGGCGCTGGCCGATATAATCGCGAGCGCTTCCCGCGCCAGCCAGATCTGGATCGTCACCCACTCCGAACGCCTGGCATCGGCGGTGGAAGAGCGATGCGGCGTGCGGCCGCGGCGGGTGGTCCGCAAGGACGGAGCCACATGGATCGAGGGCATGCGCGTCACGGGCTCGATAGACGACGAGGACGAATGA
- a CDS encoding GNAT family N-acetyltransferase, producing MARRDSASALAHFAEAVALVSQGQPGHIVDALIAERGRKIVRHPLWPVMRPFLYTLLNYRKAIEFADAVANVPGFQAFEHVSSLLALDVRVDRPERIPAEGGFLLVSNHPTGIADGIAVFDLLKSRRPDMMFFANRDAIRVNPRFVEMIIPVEWREEHKSKLKARETLQITNRAIEAGKATVLFPSGRIAYWADGRLNERPWKSSAVGFARKYGVPILPVHMNARNSGLFYWFAKWSTELRDMTVFHELLNKKGDVFDFRIGNLIAPEALDGDPTDVTRALEHHTVVALARDGDAVFDPEYKVEA from the coding sequence ATGGCGAGACGTGATTCGGCGAGCGCGCTGGCGCATTTTGCGGAGGCAGTTGCCCTGGTCTCGCAGGGGCAGCCCGGCCATATCGTCGACGCGCTGATCGCCGAGCGCGGCCGGAAGATCGTTCGCCATCCCCTCTGGCCGGTAATGCGTCCCTTTCTCTACACATTGCTCAATTACCGCAAGGCGATCGAATTCGCCGATGCGGTCGCGAACGTGCCCGGCTTCCAGGCCTTCGAACATGTGAGCTCGCTGCTGGCGCTCGACGTGCGCGTCGACAGGCCGGAGCGCATCCCGGCCGAGGGCGGTTTCCTGCTCGTCAGTAATCATCCGACCGGCATTGCCGACGGCATCGCCGTCTTCGATCTTCTCAAGAGCCGGCGGCCGGACATGATGTTCTTCGCCAATCGCGATGCCATCCGCGTCAATCCGCGCTTCGTCGAGATGATCATCCCGGTCGAGTGGCGGGAGGAGCACAAGTCGAAGCTCAAGGCGCGCGAGACACTGCAGATCACCAACCGCGCGATCGAAGCGGGTAAGGCCACCGTGCTTTTCCCCTCCGGCCGCATCGCCTATTGGGCGGATGGCCGTCTCAACGAACGTCCATGGAAAAGTTCCGCCGTGGGCTTTGCGCGCAAATACGGCGTGCCGATCCTGCCGGTCCATATGAACGCGCGCAATTCCGGCCTCTTCTACTGGTTCGCCAAGTGGTCGACGGAGTTGCGCGACATGACCGTCTTCCACGAGCTTCTGAACAAGAAGGGCGACGTCTTCGACTTCCGGATCGGAAATCTGATCGCGCCCGAGGCGCTGGATGGCGATCCGACGGACGTCACCCGCGCGCTCGAGCATCACACCGTCGTCGCGCTCGCGCGGGACGGCGATGCGGTTTTCGATCCGGAGTACAAGGTCGAGGCGTGA